Within the Rosa rugosa chromosome 2, drRosRugo1.1, whole genome shotgun sequence genome, the region CAAGCTCTGGCAAGTTGCGCCATCTGCATCCACAACAGCTTATAAGAAATCCACAAGaaaactagctagctagagTGCTAGACACAACATACATATGCATTTGAGAAATTAATGAAAGGTCACCTTGTAGACCGATTCAGGTGAGTAATCATCGCTGCTGAGCCTGGGGTCGACAAGTTTACCAAGATCTTTTCTCGGATCAGGCTGGCTAAGAACATTTTCAAACTGCGTCACATTGAGTACATTCTTTACATTAGTACTTGAGTTCTTATGGAACCATTTATGGGGTTTTACAGTACTTATTGGTAAGTAAAGGAAGGGAAGAAAAAACTACCAAATCAACAAGTCCTCTCGATTCAGTAACATATTCATTTGTTCTCACAACAGCTTCCTTGGCAGATATTAATTCAAAAAGTACAACACCAAAAGCATAAACATCGATTTTGGGGGAGACATCACCATATTGAGCATACCTGTTCACAGACACTTCATTCAATGAGACTTCCTTTGAAGAACaatgaatgaagttttgaagAACAATGAATGAAGTGAAAAGAAGCAAATGAATACGTACTCTGGAGGCATGTATCCGAATGTACCCACAAGACGTGTCTGCAGTGAAGCACTTCCATATTCAGACAGTTTTGTTAGCCCGAAATCTGCAACCTGCACAGAAATTTAGTTCTATATGTTTATATTCAGAAAAAATTCAGagccaaaaataataataaaggcATTTTTTCACAACCTTTGCGCGGAAGTTTTTGTCTATTAAGATGTTTGCTGACTTGATGTCACGATGAATGTAGACAGGAACAGTGTGTTCGTGGATATATTCTAGTCCTCTTGCAGAATCTAAGGCTATTTGCATCCTGGTTTGCCATGGCAATGGGCCTAGACCAGAAGAGCCATGCAAATGTTGACTTAAGTTACCATTTTCAATGTACTCATACACTAGGAACAAGGAGTCCTCGACACAATACCCTATCAAGCGCACCTGCGAAAAAGCATACTATAAGATAATGAAACAATCTAGTTCCAACAAATACTGAACTGAACAGCATGCTTGCTCAAAGAAGTTTCTAAATGTTTAAAGTGCTTCAAGTCTGAGGCTGTATTTTACCCTGAATAAAAAATGTCAAGGGATCTCTTGCTCTAACCAAGTTCATTGAAAAACTTCCCATAAAAAGGGAAAATACAGAAAATTACCAGGTTTAAATGATGAACATGTGTTAGAACCTTCAGTTCAGCAAGGAATTCTTTTGTTGCTTGCATATCCATCCTTTTGATTGCTGCTTTCTGTATGATAATAGTACAAAAGAATCAGCCATTGATTTTTTGCAAATGTGTCAAGTCAGGTAAAAAACGCTTGAAATCTATGTTAACTAATTAGTATACAATCTCCCACATATTTGAAGTCCAGGATTTGGTGTTTGCACATTTAAGTTAGACGATGTAGCTATTTAGATGTGAACCTATCACAGGAAATTTTGTTTATGGAACAAAGTAGCACAAACCTCGCCTCGGAGTTCTGCATAATAAACAGCTCCAAACCCACCCTGTCCAATTTTTATGCTGAAGTCATTAGTAGCTTTGGAAAGCTCTTCATATGAGAACTCCACTGATTTGTCCACAGTTATACCCATAAGGCCCGGAGAAGAACCACTAACTAGAGCAACTGTATCAGAAGTTGTCTCAGAAGTAATTCCAGAAGCTAAAACTGCAAGATAGATATACTGAAAAGTCAGACAAGGACAGCCACATGCATGAAACGTTTCTATTTCACAtgattttcaattattaaaaaaGCCTTTCACATTGCCAAGAATTCTTCAGCTGCTAATCATTGAATCGAGGTCAATCTGGAAGAATTACCATGTGTATGTTGAATTTGAAGATAGCGCTCTTCAGACGGTGTGGAAAGAAATGGTGCCTCAACTACCTTCCTCCTATAAACCCGAGAAAATAGGAAAATTGCCAAAGCTAGAGCAGCAGCAGCTCCTCCAGCACATATACCAATAATAGCTCCTCTTGAGATACCTGACAATTAAAATGCCAGCACAAGAAGAGGCAAACGACATTATCAATGCCGATTTTAGAGTTTCATTTTTGACCTCAAACATGAAAGCAATAGATATTGAGATCATTGAAGCAGTAATCAGACAATACCCCTACCAGCTGTTCTGCAAGAAAAGGAGTGGAAGGAATGAGGTTTTATTCTAGAACAAAGCTGATCAATATTGTAGCATTCCACTAAGATTAAGAGAGGTGATATAATTTACCTTGACTTATATGGTGGAAAAGTCCCATTTTGatctgcagaaaataaaagccAAAACTTAATGAGAAAAACAGCAGATTAGGCTCAATCGCGCCTGGAAGAGAGAGACAGAACTTATCAATCATCTGATGTTTTGATAGAAGTAATTCATGTTTGGCTAATTCATATCTGTGGAGCAGTTTAGCAGTAAGAGATTGGAAAACCAAATGCCCTAGTCAATTCCTTGGGTTGTAAGGCAAGGTTAGGCTGGGCTTCCCAGTTCCCCCTATAGACTCGTTACTCAAAAGATAATATATCTTTATTATAAAAGAAGAATAATGTAGCTGTAAATCTTTGGCCCTATATGATTAGTATAATAATTAAGCTACCACTAGAAAGCTATATGATTGATTAGCAATTGTCCTAATAATTCATTTACAGTAATCAGTAATGCACATAATCATGCAGAGACCCTTGTCGTTTATCCTTATTCCTTCAGAAACAGACACACTTTCACAAATACAACGGTGTATATTTGTTCTTTCATTTCCAGCAATTATCAGATAAATCTGTATTATTCTCTACATTATTGTTTAGTCTCTATCTTTCAGTGCTCTGTCCAAATGGAATATGCATAGCAGCAATTACTTTTCTATTCTTATTTCCTTTTCTCAGGATATGAAAAAAAGCCAAACTTTGAGTAGGTAATCGAATAAGACTCAATCTAGAGACATAGGGGTGTTGACTTTGGCAAGCTAGCTTAAACCTCTCCAAACCTGATTTCAGTTCATGTGTTTTGGTTCAAGTGCAATTTTACAATTTGATCTTGTAGTTGAGCTCGATTTCCAATTTATGTAGTGAATCCCACTTTAAGATTGAAAACAATGGTACCTTAGAAGCAAATTTGTTAATTTGGCATCCGTTTTAAGTTTGTTTTCCAACGTCAAATTGTTGAATATATGGAAAAGACAGAGATAAGAAATGTTGTTGAACATATGATCAAAGTTGCCAACTCTAAACCACATGAACCGAGTTCTCAAAACACATAAATACTCAAGTAGATTGAAAGAGACCGTTTTCACTGCCTAATTCTCAAGCATTTTAAGAGAAATGATAGcagaaattgttgaaattagTACTATCTAGACTGCATAAGCATACTACTCATGTTGTATTATATGGAAtattatatgaatcaaaagATGATACTATTACTAACCTCTTGCCGGCACAAAGACCAAGTCATTGCCTGAACCAAAGTTGGACCCTTTGTTGTACATCTCCAGCAACCTTGCTGGAACACCACTCTCCGCGGCCACAGAGGACAAGCCCTCACCGGGACGAAGAGGATATGTCACGAAAAACCCATAATCCTTTGATATCTTTCCATCACCGCAAGAGCAGTTCACTGTTACATTAATTGGAGCTTTGTCAGGTATCTGAGTTGGTGTGTAAGTGTTCACTCTATGCACCCATTCTTCTGTAGTGAGATTAGCAAATGCGATTTGAGCAACTTTGTTATAGGTATCACTATATTGGGTGAGGTAGGTGAACGTATGCCCCAAAAAATCACTATTCAAGCAGTCACAAGAAAATGGTATGTTGATTCGAGTACCAGTTTGGAGGCTATCAGAGTTCTTGACTTGAGGGTTGTACTTGAGAATTTCAGGGATTTGTTGGCTAAAGATGTAGCTAATGTAAGTGAGGTTTGAACCATCCAAGACATTGTATGAGGCCAAGGCAAGGCAACCATGTTTACACTTAGCTTTGGCTGTGAatgatagaagaagaagaaatacaTGGAAGGCGAACATTTTGATTTGTGTGTTTCCTTCTGCAAGCATCATCTTTTGTGAAGAAGAGGAAGTGTTTGAAGAATGTGCTGGCTGATTTTAATGTTATAGTAGTCTAGACCAATAGTTAGGTTCATATTGTTCTTATTAAAAATATAGGGTGACAGCATCTGTTTCATCTTTGTCGGCATCTTTTGCCTTTGATTCGTTCTGCTATGAACCACTCTAGCAACATGGTTGTAAAGGAGAGGAATTTCTTTGGCTTCAAGTAGGGGACAAGAAGAACATTCATTTCAAAACTAAATCTTAAGAAAAATGAGGGCGTGTCAGTAGGCCCTAAAAACATGTACACGGGTTCCACAATTGATGTTAATGTTAAACTCGAAAAGTCTCTAAGAGAACTTTTGTCCGACCGTCCAATCACAAGTCAAACTGTTAGTAGTGTCTGAAATATGTTCTACTCGATAGTAAAAATATCTAACATGACAATACCTATTATTGGACGGTCGGACGAGAGAAGTGATCGGTTTTCCTTACCAAAGGTGCCGGAGCCATTTGTAATATCCGATTTTCCAATAACATGACCCCCAGCGGAACAAGTGGAAGCATGTTATTGGTCGATTGGACACGACATGTGGTCCGGCCATAACTGAAAGACTTTTCAGTTGAACTACAACTTGCTATACAGATATTTTTTTGGACAGTTCAGTAGCTGTACTTCTGGAGCCTGAAGATATTTTTGAATGGAAGAAATATTTGGTCTTCAAACAGAAGCTGCTCATTTTCACAAATCGAAGTTCTCCTTATCTCTTATCCATGGAATCCTCTGCAGCACTTGTGCCATTCTCTCAGCTCCCATCTTTCTTCCCACAAAAACCCAACAACAGAATTAGCAAAGCTCATCCTTCTTGGCCATCCAAACCAAGAACTTCTCTGCCAACTCGCATACACTGCCAAAAGATGTATGTCCCTGGTGGGTGCTTCAGTACTCAACACTCTACATTCTACGATGATCTGCGACTGTTTTAAGAGTGTTGTAACAGAGGTTGTTTAATGTTTATATGCAGGATTTGGAGAAGCGTCCCCAGAAGCAAAGGCAGCCAATAACCTCCATAGTTTCTTCACTTATGTTGCGGTTAGCATTGTCACTGCACAGCTTGAGGTTCCTGCTCCTCTTTGTTCTTTTAAAACTAGctttaaattttcaaaacttATGTGTTTTTGGATAATATATAAATCTGTTTACAGTAAATTGCCAGAGCAGAGTTACAACACAGAGGCATATGAAGAGCTAATGGAGTTTTTGAGTCGAAACTCATTGAATGATGGAGACAAGTTCTGTGCCGATTTGATGCGAGAATCTTCCAGGCATCAGGCTCTAGGTATGTTGATGTCTCAAATCTCTCAACCCTACAGACAGTTCGATTATACTGACCAGTGTGGCATACATACTGGCTTTTGGTGGTTCTTTTTCTATCGTTTTTCACTGTAAACTGAATCTATATGACATGCACACTGATCAGTATAGATAGTACTTTAGGCATACTCAGCAAGCTAAGCTCAAAATTAAAAGGCTTCTAATCTGACTTTGACAATATGATTTGTGATTGATACATGGGGGTATTGAAACTATTGTTCTACGGCATCCATATGGCAGCTTTGCGCATTTTAGAGGTCAGTCCTATGAAGGTCAATTTGAATATTCAGTTTATTATATTTTGTTGACTACAAGCTTGTTGAAATTGTCAAGTTGAATAGGGTCTGATTTTTGTCTAGGTTCGATCTGCATATTGTAAAAATGATTTTGAATGGGACAACCTAAAGCGACTGGCTTGCAAGGTAAGGAATTAAATACTTTCTGGTTGGTTATTTCCCACAGTAAAAGCTACTTCTTTAAGGTTTCTTATTCACTGGTTCTGCGGCTTCTGTGTAGATGGTGGATGAATCCAACACAAGACTCATGAGAGATTATGTCTTGGAAACAAGTCATGTGGACAATGAAGGAAAGTGAGAAGTTACCAATCCAAATCCTAAGCAATGTCAAATTAATGTAACATGTATGTACATCAACGGATTGAGCTCCATAATGGTACAAACGAAAAGATGAGATCTTAAGTTGAAATGCAGCAAAGTCGTAATCAAATTGCTAACTCTAGTTTCTCTGCTGATTATAAAGTTTATCTTATTATATATGGCATTTGCTACAATCTTTGACTATTATTTGATATGACATTACGACTTTTGCAAGATCCATAACAAAGGTTGAAGAAGATCAGCTTAAGGAGAAACAAATCTAAAAATACATTATAATGACAACTGtacatcaatttaaaataaATCACTTTCCACTATAGAAAACAACGAAATTAAAAGCATGGACACATACGTTATTACATTGCTACCCGGCTATTCTGTTCTATTTTGAGGTTCCTTAAATGGCTGCAAGCAAAAAGACATTCAGGAACATGTAAGTTTGGGTTTGAATGATAATGCCAAGCATCTTTCATGGTACATGTAAGGTGTCACTTCAGTACACAACTAATTACCTCAACGTAACGGGAAAGTTCACTAGAAGTATGGATATGCCCCGTACTGAAATATGACTGAGAATAATCTTCAATTTTGCCCAATCTGCAATGATTGTTCAATATTAGTATTCAATAGATGATATTTGATACTGCGATAATATAGTGAAACTGAAAATCACAATTCAATGAACTATGAGCTTCACAATTGTTGATCTGGTATCAACTCAAATAGATGCTGGCAATGCTAGATTAAAAGCTATTCAAAACAAAAGTTTGACAGGTGTATGATTCAAAATTGCATCGTGTTCATAAATGAACAGGTTTTCATGGAGGAATTAATCATATGATAGAAGAGAGAAGGTTTTGGTTACCTGTAAACATAGTTCACCATGATACCTCCACTTTGATGAAGGCCTTTCTCTGATCGATCAGCCATCCAATTAATTCTTTCAACCATCTGCTCGCTccacagaaagaaaaatgaaattagcaTATACTATTGAAACATACTTCTTGTCAGATTTCTTGTTCAGagaattcttttttctttttttttcttgttcagaGAATTGCATAGTTCTACATATATCATTTATGCATCAAATATAAAATTCAATCAGTCCATCCGACGATAAAACATATACATATGCTCATATAAGGACTGTTGCACAAACTAGAGTTAACTGACATACTGCTCCATTCTGTAGGTGAAAATTTGCAACAGAATCCAGAGCTTtgcctctctttttctcttgcaGAAGGTACCTTTAGTAAGAGAAACAAAGATATGTTAATAGTGTTTCACACAGAAGAACATAGATCACAATATTGTCCAAGACTCTTAAAAGTAATTCCTGTAATGTCATCAGCAATCACATAATATGTAATGTTAACCGTTTCATTTTAGCAGACCCATCATCTTTACTAGCTTAGCAacaaaaaagagaaggaaactAGAGTTAAGACCTGGCACACAATCGCATTAGAGGGGGTTTTAGAACTGAAAGCAATTTATCAGACTTGGTCCACTCATGGTTTGCCGAAGTCAGTAAATTGAGCATCACTTCCATGCTGTTTTTCCCAGTGGTGAATTCCCTGCACGATTAAAATGTTATTAAGCATTCCAGATGCTAACACAATGTGCCAAAGCCAATAAGAAGCTTACACAGAAGCATCCATAAGTGCTCTTTCCTCTTCTGGTTCAAGTATGTTCTCCCAAAATGTGGAACCAGATCTATCAGCTGACGAGTTTGGCATGTCTTCACCTTCAGCAAGTTTTGACTGGGATGCCAATTTTGATAGGAGCCATTGCATATACCCTGGAATGGGGCTGAGAGTCGCAAATGTCTGATTTTAAAGACGGTATGTGTCAGAAAGTAAAGCCATGATGACTGTTTTCCAAACACTATCTATTTATTGCTTTGACATCTTGAATAAGAGCAGTTAAAAGATGACTTTAGTAAAACAAAAACAGATCAATTTGAAAGTtggcaaaaagaaaaagcaatggCAAAAGCTCTTGAGTTACTTTCAAATTTTAAGGGGAGTAGAATAGTTAAAACTAAAAACACCACACCCAAGCATTACCAGTGACCACAACTTATAAATGTTCAGCTAAAAGTTAATTAAACGTTCACTAAAGTAATTATTTGCACTAACAGAGGTAAACAAACAAGCTAAAATCACATACAAAAAGAATTTATGAAGTCCATGAAATAGGGAGATTACTTTGCGAGTCTGGCTCTTAAAATTTGTAAAAGGAACAGGACAGAACTTACAGAAATATGTGGCATGTCTTTCCTCACCAGTGTGATCACACGTTTGATTAGAAACTTTCCCAGGTTTATCCCCGACAAGCCAGGCTGTCAAAATTAGAAACTACTCAAATCAAGTTATGGTAGCAGCAAGTTTAAAGTAAAGAAGGCCACTCTACAAGATGTGGCCCTAGAAAGCTTCTAGAACTACCATGGGATAAGTGTCCACAATCTACTTGATGTGTTTCTATTCATTTCAGAAATACTAAGTATTGCAACAAATACACACCTGAGTTGATGATATGGAGTAAAACAATGCACATGTAGCCTCACATTCAGGAATTGGAGGGTCATCCCATAGAACTTCCTGTTACATAAATATTAATTGCATCACCAGAAAATAGAGACGAGTATATTAAGAAGAATTTACTAATGAAAGATTACTGACCTGTACAGATTGAGCCATATCTTTCATGAGTGCGACTTCTATGAAAATAAGGGGTTCACCTAAAAAACAGAAGATAAATGAAGTATATGTTATAACTTAAGAATATTTCAACTGTGTGTCAACACATTACAACGAATTGTCACTAGATCAATAATAGAGAAATGATGGGGCCAATGGGATAAGAGGCTGACCAGGTATTGCTGGATGAAAGTATCCAAAACATCGGCGACCAACTCCCAACCTTCTCTTAAGATCTATAAGATTGCTGATTGGGTGCACGGCCTATACAATATAATAGGAAGTTGTAAAGCCACCTGTAAACAAACATAACTAAATGCACTACAAGACAAGCAAGATAGAGTACCTCATAAGCCACAATTTTTTCCAGCAAAGAGGCAGGATCATTCCATGTGATCTGGTGGAGCTCTAAGGCAGCAGGACTAAGCCACATACTAAGTTTCTCCTTTAAATAGGAATCCAGTGCTCGCAAAGACGCAAGATTGTCTTCTCTAAATATGCAAGATTATATCAAAATCTTAAACCTATTGGCAGAGATTGCATTTCTTAACATAATAGTAGCTTTAGCTACACTGAAAACATAGTTCATTTACCAGCTAGTGTCAACGAgacacaacaaaaaaaaaaaatatagggaTTAAGTATAACCTTACGCGAGAATTGATAAAATATCAGCTCGAAGAATGGACAAGAACTTCAACCCTCCGGGATGCGTATTAAGCCGCTCAAATAGCACTTCATACATCGGCTTGAGAGCATGTCTCAAGTTCCTCTCAATGCGGTAGAATGCAGAAAGAGATGCCTCCTCTTCAACGCCAACTGAGTGAGCACTGTCACCTAAAGATACAGATATCCAATTAAACCACCTCAATCTCACAAATCACCAAATGCAAAGTGTAAATAGCAACTAAAAAGATATCAACACGAAACTCACTTCCAGTTCCAGGAGGCTCAAGTCCCAAATACTGCTTTATCAAATCGCGAACTTGTGTCCTATTAACATCATACTCTCTGGCAAGTTGCACAAGCAATTTTCGACGATTCTCATACGAAAGGCTGAAATATCCCTACTCAACCACAAAACAACCAAATTCAGCACCAAAATATCACCAAGCATCACTAAAAATGCATCTTAACCTCCAAAAAAAACTACCTCTGAGAAATCATTCAGCACGGAATCCAAGACTTCAGTTTTACTCATTGAAATTGCAGAGTGCATGGACTCCCTTACAACCTCAAAATCCCTAAACAACAGTAAAAAAAAGTATTAACTGCAATCAAACAATGTAAAAGTCCATGCTTTTACAAGCTCAAACTCCCTAAACAACAGTAAAACAATCATCAAGTGCATTCAAACAATGTAAAAATCCATGCTTTTTGTATTGGGTTTTGAATAAAGAACATCCaaacaaaaaaatcattaaCTGCAATCAAAAACTGTAAAAATCCAAGCTTTTTGTATGGGGTTTAGAACAAAGCACACCTCTTGGTGTTGCTTAAAGCATTGAGCTTTTGGGTTCCACTACTTGATTGGCCTCCATTCACCGTTTGATTAACCATGTTCTGTTCCAGAAACTCCGATCAGAATCCATGAAATTACGAAAATGGGTATCGGAAAATTGAAGACTTACGGCGAGAGGAGAGCGAGCGAGGTGAGCTGAATCGTTTTTGGTGGGTCTCATTCTGGTTCGCATTAGAATTGCCAAACCTTTCTTGTTCATATCTATTCAAATCAGAGTTTGGTGCTTTTTATAGTGTGAAGAGTGAAGAAGACAAATGAAGGTTGAGCTCTCCTTCTCTGATTCACTTGTTTTTGTCCACGCCCGCCATGACACAACCAAAATTCCAAACCTCCTCTTGTCTTTTGGGCCGACATGGGCCGTTTATAGTGGGCCTGTTTGGGCTTTGAAGTGGGTCTAAGCCCGGCCCATTTAATCGTCGGAAGGAAAGACCGAGCCTAGTTCGGTTTAAATGGAGAGAGTTTAAAttataggggaaatgatcatttacccaattttagcttaaaatttgtccacttgctccactaacagttttttaaccccatttacaaacactctaagagattatttccctaatacccaattaattcttttttatttatttttgggacttttttgccctctccttctttctcacttagagggagaagtcatcctccaccttgccggactccggtgaccaatgGCCGGCCGCCGACTCTGGTGACCAaaatccggcgaccgatgaccggaatccggcgaccggtcactGCCGGATTGGTGTCGAGATTCCGGCgtttgaatttattgccccctaataatacccagtaaccatattattgccccccagtaatcatattattaccccccaatactcatattattgcctcccaaaaatcatattattgccgtccaatgaattgtatgaactcccaaaaccaaaatgaatacactacagacacaattgatcaatttataatcatattattgcctcccaataattatattattgccccaataatcatattattaccctccaataatcatattattgccctcaagtgaaccaaaatgaatacattacagataaaaaaaaaaaaaaaaaaaaatctcagtataccaaaaaaaaaaaaaattctctgggcacccaccggaGTGTGAGGCAGATGCAGGAGTGGTCGGGGCGTGTTTTAGGGTGACGGCGACGTCTGGTGCCTGGAGACAAGGGTCGGGAGGAGATTTTCGTCGAACTCATTGGCAAACGGTGGTGGCTGCCGTTGCGGCAGAGGCAGAGGCATGGCAGTGGGAAGGGATCGGAGGGGATCCGGACTGTAACCGGATCTGGACTGGAACCCGACGCCACTGGTGGAGGGCGCGACGAGATCTTTGGCTTGAGGGGTCGGTTGATGGCGGCGTTTTGGTTTCTGGTTTGGAGCCGAGCATCTCTCCGTTCTGGGTGCGTGGGTGGTGGTGTTGTGGAGTGTTGGGACCGGCAAAGGGGAAGATGGGCTGTGTTTGGTGCGGCGTTGGCCGTAGATCTGTAATGCATAGGCTCTTTTCAGAGAAGCCAtgggttagagagagagagagagtgggggatgagagagaaagagcagaTCGGGGAGAGTGGAGAGAGCCAAGgcacatgtaattaattaataaagtTAAGGGTACAACTGTCATTAAATATTAAATTGGATAAATGGGAGtgaaaaactcttagtggagtaagtgggcattttttatcctaaaattgtgtaaatggtcacgGCCCATAAATTATATCTAACATACATCTACATATGAGGAATTATTCTGTGGTCCCGAAGTACCATTGACACTGTCATGTAGTGGTCTCAACCAATAATATCATTCGAATGTGGTGAGGACCATGCAAGGGGGTGAAGAAACATCAATTTAAGAGACCAATCAGAAATTACTACGAGTCACATGGGCCAATAATATCACATCGGATCACCACGTGTACTATGGTTAGGGACCATATTATAATTTCCCATCTACATAAAt harbors:
- the LOC133729944 gene encoding lysM domain receptor-like kinase 3 isoform X2; the encoded protein is MMLAEGNTQIKMFAFHVFLLLLSFTAKAKCKHGCLALASYNVLDGSNLTYISYIFSQQIPEILKYNPQVKNSDSLQTVNCSCGDGKISKDYGFFVTYPLRPGEGLSSVAAESGVPARLLEMYNKGSNFGSGNDLVFVPARDQNGTFPPYKSRTAGRGISRGAIIGICAGGAAAALALAIFLFSRVYRRKVVEAPFLSTPSEERYLQIQHTHVLASGITSETTSDTVALVSGSSPGLMGITVDKSVEFSYEELSKATNDFSIKIGQGGFGAVYYAELRGEKAAIKRMDMQATKEFLAELKVLTHVHHLNLVRLIGYCVEDSLFLVYEYIENGNLSQHLHGSSGLGPLPWQTRMQIALDSARGLEYIHEHTVPVYIHRDIKSANILIDKNFRAKVADFGLTKLSEYGSASLQTRLVGTFGYMPPEYAQYGDVSPKIDVYAFGVVLFELISAKEAVVRTNEYVTESRGLVDLFENVLSQPDPRKDLGKLVDPRLSSDDYSPESVYKMAQLARACTQENPQLRPSMRSIVVALMTLSSSTEEWDVGSFYENHTDLVNLMSGR
- the LOC133729944 gene encoding lysM domain receptor-like kinase 3 isoform X1 — protein: MMLAEGNTQIKMFAFHVFLLLLSFTAKAKCKHGCLALASYNVLDGSNLTYISYIFSQQIPEILKYNPQVKNSDSLQTGTRINIPFSCDCLNSDFLGHTFTYLTQYSDTYNKVAQIAFANLTTEEWVHRVNTYTPTQIPDKAPINVTVNCSCGDGKISKDYGFFVTYPLRPGEGLSSVAAESGVPARLLEMYNKGSNFGSGNDLVFVPARDQNGTFPPYKSRTAGRGISRGAIIGICAGGAAAALALAIFLFSRVYRRKVVEAPFLSTPSEERYLQIQHTHVLASGITSETTSDTVALVSGSSPGLMGITVDKSVEFSYEELSKATNDFSIKIGQGGFGAVYYAELRGEKAAIKRMDMQATKEFLAELKVLTHVHHLNLVRLIGYCVEDSLFLVYEYIENGNLSQHLHGSSGLGPLPWQTRMQIALDSARGLEYIHEHTVPVYIHRDIKSANILIDKNFRAKVADFGLTKLSEYGSASLQTRLVGTFGYMPPEYAQYGDVSPKIDVYAFGVVLFELISAKEAVVRTNEYVTESRGLVDLFENVLSQPDPRKDLGKLVDPRLSSDDYSPESVYKMAQLARACTQENPQLRPSMRSIVVALMTLSSSTEEWDVGSFYENHTDLVNLMSGR
- the LOC133729946 gene encoding chaperonin-like RBCX protein 1, chloroplastic, with the protein product MESSAALVPFSQLPSFFPQKPNNRISKAHPSWPSKPRTSLPTRIHCQKMYVPGFGEASPEAKAANNLHSFFTYVAVSIVTAQLESYNTEAYEELMEFLSRNSLNDGDKFCADLMRESSRHQALALRILEVRSAYCKNDFEWDNLKRLACKMVDESNTRLMRDYVLETSHVDNEGK
- the LOC133729945 gene encoding uncharacterized protein LOC133729945 isoform X2, giving the protein MHSAISMSKTEVLDSVLNDFSEGYFSLSYENRRKLLVQLAREYDVNRTQVRDLIKQYLGLEPPGTGSDSAHSVGVEEEASLSAFYRIERNLRHALKPMYEVLFERLNTHPGGLKFLSILRADILSILAEDNLASLRALDSYLKEKLSMWLSPAALELHQITWNDPASLLEKIVAYEAVHPISNLIDLKRRLGVGRRCFGYFHPAIPGEPLIFIEVALMKDMAQSVQEVLWDDPPIPECEATCALFYSISSTQPGLSGINLGKFLIKRVITLVRKDMPHISTFATLSPIPGYMQWLLSKLASQSKLAEGEDMPNSSADRSGSTFWENILEPEEERALMDASVEFTTGKNSMEVMLNLLTSANHEWTKSDKLLSVLKPPLMRLCARYLLQEKKRGKALDSVANFHLQNGAMVERINWMADRSEKGLHQSGGIMVNYVYRLGKIEDYSQSYFSTGHIHTSSELSRYVEPFKEPQNRTE
- the LOC133729945 gene encoding uncharacterized protein LOC133729945 isoform X1, which codes for MNKKGLAILMRTRMRPTKNDSAHLARSPLANMVNQTVNGGQSSSGTQKLNALSNTKRDFEVVRESMHSAISMSKTEVLDSVLNDFSEGYFSLSYENRRKLLVQLAREYDVNRTQVRDLIKQYLGLEPPGTGSDSAHSVGVEEEASLSAFYRIERNLRHALKPMYEVLFERLNTHPGGLKFLSILRADILSILAEDNLASLRALDSYLKEKLSMWLSPAALELHQITWNDPASLLEKIVAYEAVHPISNLIDLKRRLGVGRRCFGYFHPAIPGEPLIFIEVALMKDMAQSVQEVLWDDPPIPECEATCALFYSISSTQPGLSGINLGKFLIKRVITLVRKDMPHISTFATLSPIPGYMQWLLSKLASQSKLAEGEDMPNSSADRSGSTFWENILEPEEERALMDASVEFTTGKNSMEVMLNLLTSANHEWTKSDKLLSVLKPPLMRLCARYLLQEKKRGKALDSVANFHLQNGAMVERINWMADRSEKGLHQSGGIMVNYVYRLGKIEDYSQSYFSTGHIHTSSELSRYVEPFKEPQNRTE